The Cucurbita pepo subsp. pepo cultivar mu-cu-16 chromosome LG05, ASM280686v2, whole genome shotgun sequence nucleotide sequence AAAGAGTTTTAGGTACCCATTTCAAGTTTAGTTGGTGTCCTCTTAATCCTAAAAGAATGAAACTACACTACATGACCTTGGCCTTcccctctctttttctctttctctctctaagatttcaatattttaatcccTTCTGTAAGTTGTCAACTACAAGTCTACCAACCCAACAAGTCAAACCAACAAACTTACTCCCTAAAGTTTGGTGGGCAGAAGAAAATATAGGCAGCATTCACATGAACTTAAATTTCCCTGTGGAAGTTTCAGATCTCTCTATCATAGTTTTTCCTaaaattcttttcattccCAGTTCTCTATCTTCCTGTTTTTGTGCTGCCTCTAATCTTTGGGGGGAACATGGACAACCATCGTAGCCAGCAACAAGCTAAAACAACTCCACTAGAGTCTGAAGGTTCCTTTCATCTACTTGatgttctattttttctatCTCCAATTACTCATCATGAAGTTGGTCTCTTCTTCATGATTTTCTCAccttttttgaaatttgtggcCTGTTATCTAACAGAAGTCAGCAGCACTAGGTGGCAGTTTATAACGATGACAGCACAGGAGGAAGATCTCATCCATAGAATGCATAAGCTGATTGGAGATAGGTAAGCTGTGTTCAAAGCAAAACCCAGATTTAAAGAATTCTCCCACATTTCTAAGAATAATGGAGATGGATTCTACTCTTTTTCTCCTTGACTGCTTTCCAGTTACCTGTAGTATCAAAGTTTCTAAGAAAATGGCTTTCCATTTCAGGTGGGATCTGATAGCAGGCAGAATTCCAGGGCGTAAACCAGAAGAAATAGAGAGGTATTGGATAATGACTCACCTTGAAGGGTTTGCAGTGAGAAGAAGAGGGTGAAAAAAGACAGAGGAATGAAGggtttggagagagagagagagacataCAGGCAGTGAGGCTCAGTCATTTAGTCATCAAAGGTTTCTGATGGGTTCTCTCCCTTTTTTTATGGTTTCCCTGCTGATAAGCAGCTTCTAATAGCTTTAGTGTGTACTGCAAGTACCCTTTTTAAGAGCAAATGGTATGGACCTGAGCAAATTTTTATCAatcaaataaaacattaaatttatgattctAAATCAAAAACTCAAGCAAAGACTCCTCGGTTCACTGTTCTACTTGTCACACAAACTGATAAGGAGAAAAGTAATAAGGATTACCTAAAGATCAAGACAAAATAATCCGTATGTCACTGACTCGCTGtttgaaaagaagaattatATGAACAGTTGATTCCATGGGCACAAATGAATGAGACTTAATTCAGTTAGCATGAAGAAGATTGCTTGATGATTTGGTCAGCCAGTTCCTTTAAGGTACAGAGTTGCTTCTCAAACCATAAAGCATTCATATCTCCAATCATTAGCTTTTGAGATGCACAAAAGATGGCGACAGCAGACACTTCTGAAACAACCCTACTTTATGaagatgaatattttattttaatctatgGAATATCTCTGTacaaaaagtttaataaagGCGAGAGAAGTGAGAATTTACTAAGACCTATGGATATATTTTAAGCACatagataaaaatatgaaGGATATTTTACTTGAATCCACGGAATTTCTCAGTAGAAACAACGAAGGCAATAGAAGCGAGATCTTACTATGATCTATGGATGTTTAGAACACAGATAAAGGTGTACCAAAGGATTGGAATGACCAAAAACAGGAAAGAGAAGATTTTCCCAACAGGAGTGATCAACAAAGGgaacagagaaagagaaaaaataacattacttttaggaataaatggaaaaaatgtcACAAAATTTTTCAGCTACATCAGAGCAACCTGAAATTAGTTTACGCCTCCAAAATTTGCCCACCCCTTCTATagttttcttgtctttttttttttttttNTCTTAACTCTTACAGGCAACAGGCAATatatttagaaagaaaaaaaaaacctctaTCTGTCGTCGGGTTTTTGCAACATCCAGGGGACATGTAGCGGCAGCAGAAAGACTTCCAGCTACAAAACCAGCAGAAAAGTTGGCCCCAAGCACAGTGGCTGCATTAGCTTCATCACCTACCAATCCAAGGAGTTTCCTTCTGAcctataaaaatatgaaagaagcCCAGTTAAACATAGAGTACCGTAGGTTAAAGATTAATAAAACCTCTCTACAGCTTAACAGCTAAACTCTCACTGGTTCAAGGGTTGACCAACAAATTGCTGAGAATGGAACATCACGTGCAAGTTGCGCCCCCATTCCAGTCCATAGGGCACGATAACTTTTTGCTGCTAAAGTTGAACTAACCAAGGTAAGAAATTGAACCGGAATTTGACCAGGCGTAAAGAATGTTCTTAAAGAAATTAGTATTGATTAGAAATTAACTTACAGGCAGTTTCACCATTCGTTGTGCTCTTAACATTGGAGACAACACCTAGTAAAGTCTGCCAGACTCCAGGCGGCTTCTTGCCAACTCGCATCTCCTTAAATGCCTATACATTAAGAAAAATTCATATCATTCATTTAAATGCATCCCACGACATGAGCAACTTCctattaataaaaagaaattgtagtcaaaagtgttctttaaaattattcttttatgttctaaaattttgactatgattttgaaaatactttaaaatataaaccagcttaatttcaacaaaaaaaaaaaaaaaaaaaaaaaaaaaaaaaaaaNGTAGGTTAAAGATTAATAAAACCTCTCTACAGCTTAACAGCTAAACTCTCACTGGTTCAAGGGTTGACCAACAAATTGCTGAGAATGGAACATCACGTGCAAGTTGCGCCCCCATTCCAGTCCATAGGGCACGATAACTTTTTGCTGCTAAAGTTGAACTAACCAAGGTAAGAAATTGAACCGGAATTTGACCAGGCGTAAAGAATGTTCTTAAAGAAATTAGTATTGATTAGAAATTAACTTACAGGCAGTTTCACCATTCGTTGTGCTCTTAACATTGGAGACAACACCTAGTAAAGTCTGCCAGACTCCAGGCGGCTTCTTGCCAACTCGCATCTCCTTAAATGCCTATACATTAAGAAAAATTCATATCATTCATTTAAATGCATCCCACGACATGAGCAACTTCctattaataaaaagaaattgtagtcaaaagtgttctttaaaattattcttttatgttctaaaattttgactatgattttgaaaatacttNCTTCCAGCTACAAAACCAGCAGAAAAGTTGGCCCCAAGCACAGTGGCTGCATTAGCTTCATCACCTACCAATCCAAGGAGTTTCCTTCTGAcctataaaaatatgaaagaagcCCAGTTAAACATAGAGTACCATAGGTTAAAGATTAATAAAACCTCTCTACAGCTTAACAGCTAAACTCTCACTGGTTCAAGGGTTGACCAACAAATCGCTGAGAATGGAACATCACGTGCAAGTTGCGCCCCCATTCCAGTCCATAGGGCACGATAACTTTTTGCTGCTAAAGTTGAACTAACCAAGGTAAGAAATTGAACCGGAATTTGACCAGGCGTAAAGAATGTTCTTAAAGAAATTAGTATTGATTAGAAATTAACTTACAGGCAGTTTCACCATTAGTTGTGCTCTTAACATTGGAGACAACACCTAGTAAAGTCTGCCAGACTCCAGGCGGCTTCTTGCCAACTCGCATCTCCTTAAATGCCTATAcattaagaaaaaatcatatcattcatttaAATGCATGCCACGACATGAGCAACTTCctattaataaaaagaaattgtagtcaaaagtgttctttaaaattattcttttacgttctaaaattttgactatgattttgaaaatacttcaaaatataaaccagcttaatttcaaaaaaaaaaaaaaaaaaaaaaaactgctaAATGAGGCCCAAATGATAAGGCAACGTCTTAAGGATGATTCAGCTATGCTTCCAGGAGCTCATATTACCTGCATTCGAGTTCTAGCAAGCTCAATTGGATAACAAGTTGCACAAGCCAAAGACCGTGCCAATGCACCAGCCACTAAAGGAACATAAGGAGTAGCACTAGGATGATTCTGTGAAGTGATATCCTCTAACCAGTTTCGGAATATGTCATAGCAAGGTAGATAGATTCCCACCtgttcttttaaataaaaaagacattAATCATTACTCATAAAACTTTTAGACAATGAGAGGGGTGGCCTTGGATTAATATGATGTCATACCGTGGGAACAGCAAGAGCTAGGCCAGCATTTGTGCCTCTCCATAACCTTGCAAATCCTTCCTGTGAATTTTAACGTGTAATGAATACTACTAAAACAAATGCATAGTTCATAACATACTTTAACTAGCAGACACATCTATTTTACAAGCCAATTGTGTTACATCATTCAATACCAGAAGCAGTAGTTTTcaagcaaaaacaaagaaataaatcacAAGTTTATCCATCAGTTAAGATTAACTAGAGAAAATTGACCAACCTGTCGAATGATTTTGTAGAAGACATCCAACGTCCCTTTGTACTGAAAACAATCAGGAGGACATATTGCTACTGTACCATGAATCCCCGCACGCGCACATGAAGGCGAACACCTTAAATCTGCAAACATCTGGCACAGCATATAGCAATCAAAGATTAATTCAAGCCTACAGAGAGATATCAAGTCCAACAAAAAGACAGTAGaagcataaaaatattaaaaaatacaaattccAAAATGAAGCAAAACATTAAGAGTAAGATTTGATAATATGATGACAGATCCTTGCTCCATAAACTCTCATACCTCTCGCAGAACATTGTCATTCCCTAAAGGCACCAGAGAATGCAAGccagaaaattgaaatggcATGCCTAAAGTACTTCTACTAATCAATCCAGATTATAAACTTCACAACTAGAAATAGAGGGACAAACGCATCATGGGTTTAGGTTCTATGACGTGATTTATGACTAATGGCTTTTGAAGTGAAACTCAATCATCTCCGAGACAAATCAAGTAAGGTATTCATTCCTGGCAGGAAGAATAAACACAAAGTCAACGAagttttaatctttaaatcaAGTAACTATTTGAATTCAATTCAATCTAATTATACATGTTCTCTTTGATCAGATTAGTCAGGGGATTTTAGAAagagccaaaaaaaaaatgctacaTTAAATCATGTTAACGATAGACAATATACACGTGGAAAATAtttgcatttaaaaaaaaattaaaattacaaaatcataGAAAGGGAATGAATGCCCTGAAAACTAACATAATTAGCCAGACATCAAATATCGATACACTGTAACATCATATATCACatagaaaatacaaaataaaaatcagaAACACGATTAGATTCTAAGAAGCTATATCCAAGATAGGAACAAAAATGAATCAGACTTCTAGGTAATTGAACAAACCGTATTTGGTCCAAAAAATGCCATGCGACTGGTCCAATCACTAAGTGGATGCGAATAAGGAACTCCGGCAGCTTGAGCTTGCAACCTTGtctaataattcaaaaaacatagaaatgaTTAGACTGCAGAGCACGCTGGGGAGGCCAATAATATATAATCAAGGTTGCAGAACACAAGGGAGAAGCGAGAGCGGCCCGATGTATACATTGATTCAAGGTCAAATagtaaatagaaaatttaagaacatcTGAAACTGCTTCTAGTTTTCAAGGAGTCATCTGTAACTATAAATTTCAGGTTAAACTACTAATTTAGTccttgaattgttttttttttcttttttacaaaaaaaaaaaatacttgtttcCTTGACTATTTTGACTCTAATAAGTACCTGACATTAACATCGATGCTTAAATATTGACTTCACACCTTGATTGAACTAATAGGTGATAATTCTACATGTGACAAAGTAGCAAGATAAAATGTAAGCAGGCCATgccaaaaattcaaaaagatgGACAGGCACGATACTTTTTTTTGGCTTGCTCACCCTTTATCTAGGTTAACCATTCCCTTGCTGATACATCTTCTTTCCAATCATCGCTCATTAGCCCAAAACACATACCATgtcaatatttaaatagggACTTGATAAATTCAAAATCGAAAGTAATATAATTGCTACGTCCAAGACTAAACTTGTTACTTAAcctaaaattaacaataatccCTTTCCTTATTTCTCCAAAGTTCAAACATTTGAATAAACTGAAGGAGTTGAGGAATCATCAGATCATCTTAAACAGCCCAGTAGGAAGGATATATTTCTTAAACCACCTTCCATCCTACGCACCTAAATAAATTTCTCTCAACAAAGAACCGTTTATTCACCAAAGTTCATCTAATCAAGGAATGTTCAAAAACATGCACGCCCGTGGTGTAGGGAGCCAGATAacaatatgatatttaaacattaaaaaacaaacaaacaaacaaaaaaacaaagagcaGGCTCGTAACTTGTCCCCAAAGGCACTTAACTAACCAACCATATGATTTTACCCCCGCCGTAGTTTTGCAATCACTCCCTCACGATTCAAGTATTTAAAACctcaaaaacagagagaactCTCATTCAACATTACCTTGACAACATCAAGAGGATTTACAATAATCGCCGAAAGAAAGGCAGCACCAGCAGCAGAGGCAGCGCGTTCTACAACCCCCAATTTCTCAGAAGGAGAATTATCATTCGAACACCGAGACGGAGAAGCAGAAAGCCTCCCACCATCAGTCTCAACAACCAACATCGCAGAATCACGCTCACAACTCCCAACTCTCTGAGCTTCCGCCGCCGAGCCAATCCAAGAACCATGCCCTCGCTCCGATTTCACCATCCTCTCCGCCAACGAGTTCATCCTGCACAATCCAAACACTCGCTTCTCAAATGAAACATCAACAAGAGCCGAAACCTGAATGTTGGAATGGCGATTGAAATATGCAGTTGGAgaatggaaaaacaaaaacaaacgaGCTCTGCAAATTGCTGGGAGAacaggaagaaggaagaaggaagtcTCACCAGAAGAAAGCGGAAGAAGAGACGAGAAGAAGGTCCAAGAACTTTGGCTCTATTGCTCCCCGCGGCTTAGGGCCACTCTTCTAACCTTTCATATTGACCTCCTAAATTTCTTAGTAAATACCTAATTATTCGCCCTAAATTCCCTTTCCacagattttattttattttctttcatttttaaatattctactttaatttattatatttattatatttattatatttattatatttatttctgcGTAATTCTGAttaattctatttaatttaggtTGCGAAATATTAAGGGAAAAATAAAGTTACCATCTTACCCTCCTCTTCAACTATTTGattatttcaaaacatttttagaatatattattttaattttagtttaattagttaaaattaatttaattttaaaatcttctagaacttattttattttgtaagaaCGTTTACGACGGGCATGGAATTTATGAATTTACAATACAAAGTCAATGGCTATACAAATTTCTCATGAATTTTATGGgaatttcctttgaaattaagatatatttcttagaaattttgttgagaatTCCTAGAAAAATTAAGAGGCTAAATTggtaatttcaattaattaggAGACTCgtttcgtttttgtttttttttttttatttgagaagtatttagtaattatttattgtttattattctatgaaaaattaaattaaaattgtaaaattatatttgaaatgttaaattttaaaattatgtatccaatttttttatttattttgttatatttgtttttaaatacttagtataatctattttataagtcaataattatatatatatatatatatatatNNNNNNNNNNNNNNNNNNNNNNNNNNNNNNNNNNNNNNNNNNNNNNNNNNNNNNNNNNNNNNNNNNNNNNNNNNNNNNNNNNNNNNNNNNNNNNNNNNNNNNNNNNNNNNNNNNNNNNNNNNNNNNNNNNNNNNNNNNNNNNNNNNNNNNNNNNNNNNNNNNNNNNNNNNNNNNNNNNNNNNNNNNNNNNNNNNNNNNNNNNNNNNNNNNNNNNNNNNNNNNNNNNNNNNNNNNNNNNNNNNNNNNNNNNNNNNNNNNNNNNNNNNNNNNNNNNNNNNNNNNNNaaaaaattaattaaatttgttgagcAAAATACAAAGTTTAGGGTAGAcaatttctaataatatatataatctattttataaatatataatcataaaataatatttcctacagaaaataaaatataaaagtaacaaaaaaaaaacgaaaaaagaaaaaaagtattattaaaaaattgaaataacaacaaaacaaacaaaaaccgATCCAAGAGAGATTCCGTTGCGGCGGCCGGAAAATCTGCCAGAAAATAGGCAGGCGGCGGCACATTTGCCGACGACTATGCGCTGTCACTCTGCCAATTCCTCTACAGAACCACCAAAGGATCCGAACCcatcaaaatttcttcaaaataatcATGATCTTCTCCTCTTACTGCTGGAACAGGGTCGCCGTCGTCTCCACCGCCGCTGGAGTCACAGCCGAACCATGGAATTTCCTGTATTAGAGATGTTTCGTACTCGAGAAGCAGAGGAGGTTCAAAAACAATCGATTTGGATATATCGTCGAAGAAGGGGAAATCAACAGCCGGGAATTCTTCGGCAGCGCCACCAGTTGCGGCGGTCTGGAATGGCGGTGAGAAATCGGTGGAGTGGGTTCTGTATTGGAGGACTGACGTCGGAGATGAAAGGTTCGTCGGAGACGATGGCTTTATGGCAGGCTCTGTTAGCGGCAGAGGAGTGAGGAAATTTGTTGAAGCGGCGGATTCCCGGAGCTTCTCGGCGGCTCTGTTGTACACCATGGCGGCCTCCTCCGCCGTGTCGTACGTCCCCAACCACATCCGTACACGGCGACCGGGGTCCCGTATCTCCGCCGCCCATTTCCCCCACGGACGCCGCCGGACGCCGCGGAACTTCTTCACATTACCCATGGCCgtctttttattcttcttcttcttcgttatCATCTTTCGGCCACCGCCGCCAATCGGCGGCGTCCCGATGGTGATCTCGCGAATGTAACGCTTCACACGGCGGCGTGTGAGACTCGCAGCTTCTTCGTCGCTGGATGAGGAGTCGGTGGCCTCCGGATCGATCATCGAGATCCTTACGATTCTTGAAGCAGCGGTGTTTCCCGGTGGTTCCGAGGTGGGTTTTGGGCAAAGAATGGTTTGAACTTCCATGGTAGTTTCAGAGCTGAGGGTTAATGGCGGAATCTCTGAATTTGCATTctagagattttaaaaaaggaataaagggaaaaagagaaCTAAAAGATTgagatattataaaaatattcaaatgttTCTCATAATCACTTTGAAAAACATTTTACAAAAACTATCCATAACATATAACAATTAACATTGTTCCAACATTGGGTTTAGATCAAACATTTGCCAAAACTTATTTGTATACTCGTGATTTGAATAACTTTACAGAGTTGATAAATACCACTTAATACCACTTAAATGAGTAAATTCACACAAAAACTTACTACTGGTAGAGCTTTTCAAATATCTACTCGACCtacatatatttaatatttagggcgactagatatgaaaataggagggaaagaaaggagagaaaaaaatataaaatttagctGCATAtgtacaaatattaaatagaaaGCAATGTACAAAACGACGCCGTTTCTGCTACACACCGAGATATCTACGCGACACCCAACACAcctctttattatttatgtcctctttctcttttttttttttttttttttttttcctcctcctttctttttccatttttgtttccttcataaatttactttttcatGGCTGagtttttaagaaatattcgaACTTATAAAAAAGGAGTgtttatctactttttttttaaaaaaaaaattaattaaaa carries:
- the LOC111796220 gene encoding transcription factor TRY-like isoform X2, encoding MDNHRSQQQAKTTPLESEEVSSTRWQFITMTAQEEDLIHRMHKLIGDRWDLIAGRIPGRKPEEIERYWIMTHLEGFAVRRRG
- the LOC111795021 gene encoding ethylene-responsive transcription factor CRF2-like; this encodes MEVQTILCPKPTSEPPGNTAASRIVRISMIDPEATDSSSSDEEAASLTRRRVKRYIREITIGTPPIGGGGRKMITKKKKNKKTAMGNVKKFRGVRRRPWGKWAAEIRDPGRRVRMWLGTYDTAEEAAMVYNRAAEKLRESAASTNFLTPLPLTEPAIKPSSPTNLSSPTSVLQYRTHSTDFSPPFQTAATGGAAEEFPAVDFPFFDDISKSIVFEPPLLLEYETSLIQEIPWFGCDSSGGGDDGDPVPAVRGEDHDYFEEILMGSDPLVVL
- the LOC111796220 gene encoding transcription factor TRY-like isoform X1, translating into MDNHRSQQQAKTTPLESEGSFHLLDVLFFLSPITHHEVGLFFMIFSPFLKFVACYLTEVSSTRWQFITMTAQEEDLIHRMHKLIGDRWDLIAGRIPGRKPEEIERYWIMTHLEGFAVRRRG